The following coding sequences are from one Rathayibacter sp. VKM Ac-2760 window:
- a CDS encoding DUF2469 family protein, which yields MDEDEFEDYDREVELALYREYRDVVSQFSYVVETERRFYLANEVELVRRDTEHDFYFELTMRDVWVWDVYRSDRFVKSVRVLTFKDVNVEELSRKEFELPKELALDE from the coding sequence ATGGATGAGGACGAGTTCGAGGACTACGACCGCGAGGTCGAGCTGGCACTGTACCGGGAGTACCGCGACGTCGTCTCGCAGTTCTCGTACGTCGTCGAGACCGAGCGGCGCTTCTACCTCGCCAACGAGGTCGAGCTGGTCCGCCGCGACACCGAGCACGACTTCTACTTCGAGCTGACCATGCGCGACGTCTGGGTCTGGGACGTCTACCGCTCCGACCGCTTCGTGAAGTCCGTCCGCGTGCTGACCTTCAAGGACGTCAACGTCGAGGAGCTCTCCCGCAAGGAGTTCGAGCTCCCGAAGGAGCTCGCCCTCGACGAGTAG